The genomic stretch CTGGATCTCGAGGCGCAGGCTGGAGGTTGTCACCGGCTGAAAGGCCGCCTTGTTGAAGACATCTTTGGCAACCGGATAGGGGCCTGATGCGCTTACGGGCTTCCAGGTGTCCCCGTCCTTATACAGCAAGCGCCAGCTTTGCGGCAGCACGCAGACCTGCTTGTCGTCCTTCCAGTAGACCTCGACGGATGAGACTTTGGCCGGTTCTGCAAAGTCGTACTGGACCCAGGCGCGATCGCCCGATTGGGGGTGCAGCCTCAGGAACGGCGCCGACCCGTCCTCAGAATTCACCGGTTCGAGTTGATCGTATATGGCGCTGATGGCGCCGCTCCCATCCTGGGAACTCGGGTAGAATCGCCGTTCGATCGTCGGCGGCTTATTCCCCGGGTAGTTCTCGGCAACGGTGCCGTTGCCGCACGAAGAGGTTGCGCGGCTGGTAGAGGCGATGGTCGGCTCCGGCGCGATCCCGGCCTTCGACCGGTCGCGCGCAAGCCAGACAGACATTTCGCCCTGACTCCGGTTGCCGAAAGCGTAATACGGCACCGCCGTGAAATTCTGGGTTTGCATGACGATGGAAGTACGATCCACACCTCGGCGCAACGCGATCGCCTTCCCTGTGATCATGCCGATGCCCCCAAGCAGGTTCTGCCGGTAAGCGAATTCGAGGCCGGCGTTCTCTGGCAGCAGCAGGTTGAAAACGCCGCCGGGGTTGTCGGTTTGCTCGGCGCAGAAAACCAGCGGGCCACGCTCGAGCGCCACCATGCCACGATCATCTGCAACCTGGTCCGAGGCCACCACTCTGCGCACCGGCATGGGGAGATTGAGCTCGATTGTATCGCCGGCCTTCCATTCCCGTTCGATCCGTGCGTAGCCCTTCTCCACCTCGTACGATGCTGTGGCGCCGTTGATCGTCATCGATATTTTCTGTTCAGGAGCAGGCAGGTATCGATACAGCAGACCAGGCATCGGCTGATTTCGGGCCCAGCCTGGAATGCGGACGAAGACGGCGAATTTCTGTGGCTTCTGCGGATTGATGATCAGCCTGGTGGCTCCATCCCATGGGTAACGGGTTACTTGTGCCACGGTCAGGGGCACGCCGCCCAGTTTGACCTCAGCCTTGCTGCCGACAAACAGATTTATGTACAGGCTCTGATCACCTTGGGCGTAAATCAGGCCCCCCAATTGGGGCAAGAGGCGGGCGAGATTGGGGGGGCAGCAGTTCGGCCCGAACCAGCGCTGCCTGGCGAAACCGCCGTATGTTCTCAGCGGCGCCTGATACAGATAGGTATCGCCGCTCAGCGACACGCCCACGAGGAACGCATTGTAGAGCGTGCGTTCCAGGACGTCGATGAACTTGGCATCCTGGCGTAGCAGAAAGAGCTTCTGGTTCCACAAAGTATTGCCGTAGGCGGCGCAGATCTCATTCCAGGCGCTGAGATTGGGCAGGTCGTAATCGTCGCCGAAATCCTCTTCATCCCGATAGCTGCCGACGCCGCCCGTGAGATAGGTCCTTTTTGATACCGCGTCTTCCCAGATGCGCTCGTCCGCCCGGGCATATTCGGAATCGCCTGTCAGTGCCGCAATGTCGGTTAACGGCATATAGAGGTACGTGGCTCGCACGGCATGGCCGATCGCCCGGGTTTGAACTTTCACCGGCTGGTGATCCTGAGCATAAGGTCCGTATAAGCCGGGCCGGTCCGCAGGATCGCCGCGCGCATCGAGGAAGAACCGGGCCAAGTTCAGATACTTCGTGCTTCCGGTGCAGCGATAGAGGCGGATGAGACCGATCTTGATCCCCTCGTGATTCGCAATGTCATGCCGCCTGCCGGGCCCAAAGACCGAATCCAGGTCATCGGCGATCTCTATTGCCACGTCCAGCAGCTTACGGCTTCCCGTGGCCTCGAAGTAAGCGACCGAAGTTTCCAGGAAGTTACCGGCCCAGAGCCCGTCGCCGTCTCCCTCAGTGGACCACTTGTGCTTCCGGCTGCGAATCTCGGCGATGATTCTGTCGAGCGTTCCATCGACGCGCTTCCTCAGCGCAGCATCCGGATTCCTGGCGAGAACATAGCAGGCTGCTTCGATGAGTCGTAGATCGGGGCTGCGGCCCGTCTTGTCATATCGGTCCAACAAGCCAGGGATCGAGACCGTGCGATTGCTTTCCAGACGCGGAGTCCAGAATGCGTCCGTGATCTGCACGTCCTTGTACGAAACCGGCGAGATCCGGTAATCGGGCTTGCGTTGTGAAGTCTGCGGATAAGCGGAGAACGAAAAAGCGATTGCTGCGATTCCGGCGATTTTGAGCCACCAATATCTCATGGATAGTTTCACCATTCATTTGAGCCATCGAGTCCTGGAGTCTTCGCGGCACCTTTACCTCTAAGACTCGAAGACTTCAAGGCTCAAAGGCACTGGCTATTTTCACTGCTTCACTTTCCTGGCGGCGGAGCCTGCTTGAGAACCAGGTTCTCTATGAAGAACTCCATCATGCGAGCCGGATTGACGCCGGTATGGCCCAAATCCGGTCCGACCTGCACTTCGAAATTTTTCCCGGCCTTCTGCAACGCCTGGATAAGCTGCAGCGAGTTCGACGGATGCACGTTGTTATCGGCGGTGCCGTAGTAGAGAAGCAGCCTGCCTTTCAGGTTGTTCACGTAGGTCATCACGGCTGCCGCGTCATAGCCCGACCGGTTTTCTGAGACCAATCCCTGGTAGCGCTCACCGTAGACATCGTTGTAGTTGCGATAATCGGTTACCGGCGAACTGGAGCAGGCTGCCTGAAAGAGCTCGGGGAAACGCATCAATAACGTCGCAGCAGCGGTGCCGCCGTACGACGTGCCATAAACGCCGACACGGTTCTTATCCACGTAAGGCCTCTTCAAGAGTTCCTTCACCCCCTCGGCCTGGTCATCCATCTCGACGATGCCGAGGTGCCCATAGAAGGCGTCGATGAACCGCTTGCCCCGCCCGGCGGCGCTGCGGGCATCGAACGATGCCACCAGGAAACCGTATTCCGTGGTTGGGTTGGGAGTGGCAAAACTCTCGCTCGCGGCATTGGTCAGAGGGCCCCCATAGACGCTGACGAGCAGCGGGTATTTCTTGCCCGGGTCGAAATTCGATGGGAAGCTCAACATGCCGTGAAGGTCGGTCTGCCCGTCCGGCGCTTTGAATTTGAAGAGTTCCACGCGCTTCAAGCCCAGCTGTTCGAAGCGGGTCATATCGCTTTTTGCCAGTTCCGCCACCACCTTGGCGTCGGAGTCCACCAGGCGGGTCACCGGGGGGACATCATGGGTTTGAGCCACATCGATGAGATACCTGCCGTCGGGAGAAAGGTCCACGCGATGATTGAAGGCGGGGTCGGTGAGGCGTTTATCTCCTCTGCCATCCAGCCCGACGCGGTGCAACTGCATCTTCATGTGATTGTCGCCATCGCGCGCCATGTAGTAGAGAAGCCCGGCTTCCTCGTCAACGCGCACGATGCTGGAAATCTCGCATGGATGATTCGTGAGCGTCGCCAGCAGCTTGCCGCTGAGGTCATAAAGGTGGTAGTTCTTAAATCCGGTGCGCTCGGAGCTCCAGATGAAGCGATTCCCGTCGTTGAGGAAATAGACCGTCGGGACCCACTCCACCCAGCTCGGCAGCCATTCCTCGCGCACGATAACGCGGCATTTGCCAGTGTCCGGATTGGCGGCAGCAAATTCCACGGTGTTTTGTTTGCGATTCATGCGGTGAAAGAGCAGCTCTCTGCCGTCCGGCGACCAGTAAATGCGGTAGACATAGTACCCGACCGTCGAATCTTCAAACGGTTTGCCGTCGCGCACGTCGACCCGCACCGACCTCCTGGCGTCCAGATCGTAGATGTAAAGATTGACAACCGGGCTGGTCACTCCTGCCTTCGGGTAAGGGTCGACCTCCAGCGCGTTGTACTGCGCCGTCTGTTTGAGCGGCACATAGTAATCGGGGACTTTGCTTTCGTCGAACCCGTAGTAGGCAAGCTTTCTGCCATCCTGCGACCAGAATATCCCCCCGGACATCCCCAGTTCTTCGCCGTAAATGATCGTCGCCACGCCGAAGCGAATGCGGGCTTTCTCGTTTCCGTCTGTGGTTATGGCCACGGCATTGCCGCCGTCAGGGTCGCTGATCCACAGATTCCCGTCACGCGAGAAGGCGTTGTGCCTGCCGTCGGGCGACAGTGCCGACGTCGTCTGCGAACGCACGATGCCGCCCCCGCCCATCTGCTGGCCGGCCCGAGCAAAGCTGGTTGCGCGGCCTTGGCTGCCGCCGCGGCCGCTCCCCACGCCGCCCCTGCCGCCCTGGGGTGGAGTCTGAGGCGGCGCCGCGGCGTCTTCCGTTGCCTTCCGGGCCGCGATATCGTAGTGATAGATTTTCCCGTTCCACTGATAATCGAACGACTTGCCGCCGTCCTTCCACGTCACCGACAGGGAGCCGAGCTTGACCGCATTTCGGATCTCCCCGCTCATCTTCTGGTATTGCGCGTAGCCGGGGTACTCTGGCAGGCGGTTCTGGGCTTTTGTCGGTCCCGCAATGATCCCGGACAGAATAATTGCAGCAACACACATGCTTGTCTTGCAGGCGGTTAAAGTTCGATCGGCCACCGTCTGACCTCCATCTAAAGAAAGGCGTTTTCCACCTCTAAGCGTGAAAAAGCCCCGTCCGGATCGCCCGGAGTTCGGGGAAGTAGTGCCCTATGATACAGCAGCCAGGTTGGTTCGCAGGAGAAAGTTCGCACGCTTCTTTAATAATCCTCTTTTATTATCCTTGCTCCTGCACGCCGCTTGGGATAAAAAAGCCACAAATCGCCGCCTGGAACCTCTTGCATTTGCTCCAGGGGAGTTCGCAGGCGCATGAAAAGGGATTTGCTTAAAGGCAGCCTCGAAGAACACGAATGGCCACTTTCAAGAACTAATGATGTATTCAACCGACGTGGCGCGCGCACGATCAGCAAGCGAAGCCCCGCTGATGATCAACCTTTCGGTTACGCAGGAGGATATATGAGATTCATGAATCGATTGTTGACCGCCCTATTCCTGATGGTCGCGGTTTTGGGTCTGGGTGTGCTTCTGCCGACAGCGGTCCAGGCGCAGGGGACCCAGGCTGATTATCAGCGGGCCCAAGACCTCGGCACCAAGTTTCGAGGATTGGTGGCTAATGTCCCGGGTACTGCGAACTGGATCACCGGCAGCAACCATTTCTGGTACTACAAGTCGGTAAAGGGCGGCTATGAATTTGTTCTGGTAGATGCGGAGGCGGCGTCGAAGAAGCCGGCCTTCGATCATGTAAAACTCGCAGCGGCCATCAATCTGGCGTCGGGCGGCAAATACACGGCGCTAAATCTGCCGTTCGCGCCCCAGGCGGGCGGCCGTGGTGGTGGTGGAGGAGGAGGAGGCCGCGGGGCCGGTCCGGCGGCCGCGGCGGGGCACCCGCAGATAGTTCTTTGGCGGCGGACGATGACCAGCTCGCCAATCCGATGGAAGTAGGCGGCGATCCGGTGGACGGTCTCGAGTACCTCGCGCCTCCCCTGCTGCAGGGCGGCGGTCAAGGCAGAGGTGCCGGCCAGGGCCAGGAGAGGTGCCGCCCCCGTACCCCGGCTGGAGCGCCAGGCCAGGGCCGTGGCGGTACCGGCACGGGCGGCCGCGGGGCTGCCGGCCCGGCCGCTGCCGGCCAGACGCCCACTGAACCTCAGCTGTGCGGCTCTTTCGACGGCAAATGGGATGCATTCATTCAGAACTTCAATGTGTACCTGCAGCCATTGAGCCCCAGGGGGCCGGCGATTCCACTGAGCTTCGACGGTTCGGAAGGCAACTACTACACTTTTGATTCCATCGCCTGGTCGCCGGATTCCACGAAGCTGGTGGCGTACCAAACACGCCCGGGTTATGATCGCCGGATTCATTACATCGTATCATCGCCCGCGGACCAGCTTCAGCCGACAACCCGCACCTCCAACCTTTACCGCAAGCCGGGCGACGCGTTGGATATTGCCTCCCCGGCCCTTTTCGACGTGGCCAGCAAGAAGGAGACCGAGATCGATCCGGCCCTTTTCCCGAATGCGTTCAGCCTCTCAAGGCCCGCGTGGTGGAAGGATGGTCGCGCCTTCACGTTCGAATACAATCAGCGCGGCCACCAGGTGTATCGCGTCATCGAAGTGGACGCCCAAACCGGCAAGGCGCGCTCCCTCATCTCGGAAGAAAGCAAGACGTTCATATACTACAACAACCTGGGGTCGGGCCTCTCGGCCGGCAGGAAGTACCGCCGCGACCTCAATGACGGCAAGGAGATCATCTGGGCTTCGGAACGCGACGGTTGGGAGCATCTGTATCTCTACGACGGCGTAACGGGCAAGGTGAAGAATCAGATCACCAAGGGTGAATGGGTAGTGCGCAACGTCGACCGAGTGGATGAAGCCAAACGGCAGATCTGGTTCGAGGCCGGCGGCATGAACCCCGGGCAGGACCCATATTTCACTCATTTTTACCGCATCAATTTTGACGGCACCGGCCTGGTCAAACTGACGGACGCCGACGGCAACCACTCGTTGACGCCCTGGCCCGACTGGACCCAGGGTGATCCCCGGTATTACATCGACACCTGGCAGCGGGTCGACCTGCCGCCGGTGTCGCAACTGCGTCGCGGCGAGGACCAGAAGGTGATCATGGACCTGGAGAAGGCGGACGCTTCGGCGCTCCTCGCCGCAGGCTTCAAAATGCCCGAGGCCTTCGTGGCCAAGGGCCGCGACGGGAAGACCGACATCTGGGGCGTCATTTTCCGGCCAACCAATTTCGATCCCGCGAAGAAATATCCCGTGGTCGAAAGCATCTATGCGGGACCCCAAGGCTCATTCGTTTCCAAGACCTGGAACGGTACGGGTCAGGCGATTGCGGAACTGGGATTCATCTGGGTGCAGATGGACGGCATGGGGACAAGCAACCGCTCGAAGGCATTCCACGATGTCGCCTGGAAAAACCTGGGCGATGCCGGCTTCCCGGATCGCATCCTCTGGCACAAGGCGGTCGCCGCAAAATATCCCTGGTACGACATCACCCGAGTGGGCATTTACGGGACTTCCGCCGGCGGGCAGAATGCGATGGGAGCCATGGTGTTCCACCCGGAGTTTTACAAAGTCGCCGTCGCCAACAGCGGTTGTCACGACAATCGCATGGACAAGATCTGGTGGAACGAGCAGTGGATGGGATGGCCGCTCGGCCCCGAGTATGTTGCGTCATCCAACATGGAAAACGCGGGCAAGCTGCAGGGGAGGCTGATGCTGATTGTTCCCGAGCTGGACACTAACGTGGATCCATCTTCCACCATGCAGGTCGTCAATGCCTTGCTTAGGGCCAACAAGCAGTTCGACATGCTCGTGGTGCCGAACTCCGACCACGGGGCCGGCAGCATCAGTTCTCATTTCCGCGATGACTTCCTCGTCCGCCACCTGCTGGGCGTCGAGCCGCCGAATTGGAACCAGTTGCCTCCGCCCCCGCCAGGGAGAGGCCCAGGCAACTAGTCGAACGCATTTAGGCCAGAGGGATATTCGGCCCCGATGTGAGAACGGCTGCGAGGAAAAGGGGGACGCATCTGCAGAAATTAAGAAATCAGTCGATTCTTTGATCTTTGCAGATGCGTCCCCCCTCAGAATTACCAGAGAACGTTCCGCAGCGCCGGGTCGAAATACATCCGATACGTCGCCATCTCCGTGAAACGGTAGAGCGGCATGAAATCGTCGCGCTGGGAGGACTGTTCCTGACCGGCATAGCGGAAAACCGCCGGGTCGTTGCTCGCCACCATCCATTGGTTTAGCGCTTCGTCGTCCTTCGGAATGCCTACCAGGTGCTTGTGCACGACCTGCTGCGCATAGACAACCGGCCCACGTACGATGGCCACCCGGTTGGGATGCTGCCGATCGATCGGCGCACGGCGGAAGCGCAGCGGGATCGTCATTTCGATCCGGTCGCCGCCTTGCCAGTCGCGCTGGATGGACGCCCACTCGCCCGGCCGCGCCGCCACATTGACGATGTTCCCATTCACCTTGAACGAGACTCCGCTTGACCAGCCGGGCACGCGCAGCCGCAGCGCAAAATTGGCCGGTTGCGCCAGTTCCAGCCGCATCGCGACCGTCTCGGCCTCCGGATAGGATGTCTCCTGCGTGAGCCGAACGGTGCGCCCGCCCGCCTCCCAGGTCACCGACGAGGGGAGATAGAGGTTGACGTGCAGCGCCGAGTCGTCCTTGAAGTAAATCAGGTTCTGGTACTCCACGACGTCCTGAAAATAGGTTCCGGAGCAGCAGGTGTAGTTGTTGCGCGAATAGATCTTCATTCCGGCGCCAAGCTGGTAGTTGGCATAGTAGAAGTGTTTGCCGTTTTCGACGATGGGGAGAGCCGCGCCAATGGCGTTGTAAAGCAGCCGCTCAATCCAGTCGCCGTAACGCGCTTCACCCGTGAACATCATCAAGTATTTTGCCAGCTTGAACGCCGCCCAGGAGCAGCACGGCGCCTCGAAGCTGTCGAGGCGGAGCGCCAGCGATTCACCGAGGGCGCCGTCGGCGAACACGTAGCGCTCGGCCGGTCCGAAACCTCCCGTTGCATAGCATTGCGAGCTCTGCAGAAAATCGTAGAAGTTTTTCAGGATCTGGAGAAGCCTGGGATCGCCCTCGATCAGGTAAGCCATGGCCGCGCCGCTGAACGAGTTGCAGTGGCTGTAGGCGTGCACGCCATGGGCATTAGACGGCGCGTTGGTTTCGGCGAACTTGTTCCAGTAAGCGTCGTAGCGCCAGACGTCGCCGAACTCCTTGTATTTTGCCAGGCCCGTGAGCATATAGGCGCGATAAAGGTTTTCGCTGAGCGTGTACCACTCCAGCGGCGTCCCCGAGTGGAGTTCCCAGGGTGCGTTTGCGGCCGGCGTGCGCGTGCGATCGAGGCTTTTGATTCCCCAGTCGACGACCTTATCGATCAGCGCCGGCGTGCCGCCATGGCCGGCGTATTGGTGCATATCGGACAGCCCACCCACCAGCTTCTCCCATGGGTAGTGTTGCATGCGCGGGTTGCCGTCGGCGCCGATCGTTTTGGCCCATTCGTCGGCGAGTTTGACCGCCTTGCCGCGCAGCTCAGTGTCGTTGTTGGCTCTTGAGGTGCGCGCCATAGCCTGGAGCCACTGGCCGAAGATGACCGAAGAATCGCGGTTTGCCCAGCCCCCGAGCACCTTGCCCGGGGCGTTCAGCCCTGCGGCGCGGCGGAACCCATAGAGGATGTCGTCATCCGGGACGCGCAGGTAGTAGTCGCGCGCCGACTGGTACTGCTGCTGCCAGCGGCTCGGACCAAAGGCAATCCCCTGGTAATCGAACGGCTGTATCACGATCTTGCCCTTGGGCGTGATCTTGCTGCCGACGCTGCCGGCCGGCGTATTTTGTGCTGCCGGAACGCCCTGGGCGAGCGGCGAGAACACCACGGACGCCGCCGCCACCGTTCCCAAAAACTCGCGCCGATCCATCGTGTTATCCATATCCGCGGCCTCCTTCCAAACCGCAGCCAGTTGCCAAATGCCAAAATCCCCTGCAAGAAATTACTGTGACTACTTCGAAAATAGATCCGGTATCGCAATCGCCATCGCAATCGGAACTCTTGGCCGGCGAAAGCCGATAGCGACCTCGATATCGATTGCGATACCGATCCCGACGTTTAACAACCGGATAGGATGAGCTTTTCATGCGTCGTAGGGTGCGCCCTGGCGCATGATAGGGTGTTTCGCAACGTTTATGGATCGCGGCCTGTGACTTCCAGATCCACGCCGTCTGCGCGCAGCTTGTCCTGGAGTTCCGGCACTTTCACGTCCCGGGGCTGGATCCCTTTTTGCGCTGCCAGGGAAGCTGCCAGGCCGGCAGCATGACCGGTGGCCATGCAGTTGCCCATGCTCTTGGCCGCCGCGGCGGCCACATGGGAGGTTGAAATGCAGCGGCCGGCGACCAGTAGCCCGTCGAGTTTCTCAGGCACGAGCGCCCGGTAGGGCACGTCATGGGTCTTCATCGAACCGCCGGGCCCGCCGATTTCTCCCCCGGGATCCATGAGCCCGCTGCGCCATGCGATGACATCCTCGAATTTCTGACCGGCTCTGGCATCCTGCTCGGTGATTACGTACAAGCCCTTGACGCGGCGGCTTTCCCGGACGCTGAGCTGTGGGCCGGCGGCGACCCACTCGATCTGGTTGATGTTCGGATTGTCCGATCCCCGCAGCGCCTGGGCCATCTGGAGGGCTTGCCGGCGGCTTGCGCACTCGGCCTTCGTGCGCTCCACGGGATCCGTGGCATCGATACGTCCCATATCCGCGGTTCCCGAATGGTTGATGAACCAACTGCTGCTCTGGACAATGGGCCTGATCTCCAGAAACCCTGACGGAATCAAAGGGTATTTCTTCCTCCCGTTGCGGATGGCCGACG from Terriglobia bacterium encodes the following:
- a CDS encoding glycoside hydrolase family 127 protein — its product is MRYWWLKIAGIAAIAFSFSAYPQTSQRKPDYRISPVSYKDVQITDAFWTPRLESNRTVSIPGLLDRYDKTGRSPDLRLIEAACYVLARNPDAALRKRVDGTLDRIIAEIRSRKHKWSTEGDGDGLWAGNFLETSVAYFEATGSRKLLDVAIEIADDLDSVFGPGRRHDIANHEGIKIGLIRLYRCTGSTKYLNLARFFLDARGDPADRPGLYGPYAQDHQPVKVQTRAIGHAVRATYLYMPLTDIAALTGDSEYARADERIWEDAVSKRTYLTGGVGSYRDEEDFGDDYDLPNLSAWNEICAAYGNTLWNQKLFLLRQDAKFIDVLERTLYNAFLVGVSLSGDTYLYQAPLRTYGGFARQRWFGPNCCPPNLARLLPQLGGLIYAQGDQSLYINLFVGSKAEVKLGGVPLTVAQVTRYPWDGATRLIINPQKPQKFAVFVRIPGWARNQPMPGLLYRYLPAPEQKISMTINGATASYEVEKGYARIEREWKAGDTIELNLPMPVRRVVASDQVADDRGMVALERGPLVFCAEQTDNPGGVFNLLLPENAGLEFAYRQNLLGGIGMITGKAIALRRGVDRTSIVMQTQNFTAVPYYAFGNRSQGEMSVWLARDRSKAGIAPEPTIASTSRATSSCGNGTVAENYPGNKPPTIERRFYPSSQDGSGAISAIYDQLEPVNSEDGSAPFLRLHPQSGDRAWVQYDFAEPAKVSSVEVYWKDDKQVCVLPQSWRLLYKDGDTWKPVSASGPYPVAKDVFNKAAFQPVTTSSLRLEIQLQGKLYKKGALGPPDGNYLTQDLTWYECGIIEWRVNR
- a CDS encoding DPP IV N-terminal domain-containing protein, with translation MCVAAIILSGIIAGPTKAQNRLPEYPGYAQYQKMSGEIRNAVKLGSLSVTWKDGGKSFDYQWNGKIYHYDIAARKATEDAAAPPQTPPQGGRGGVGSGRGGSQGRATSFARAGQQMGGGGIVRSQTTSALSPDGRHNAFSRDGNLWISDPDGGNAVAITTDGNEKARIRFGVATIIYGEELGMSGGIFWSQDGRKLAYYGFDESKVPDYYVPLKQTAQYNALEVDPYPKAGVTSPVVNLYIYDLDARRSVRVDVRDGKPFEDSTVGYYVYRIYWSPDGRELLFHRMNRKQNTVEFAAANPDTGKCRVIVREEWLPSWVEWVPTVYFLNDGNRFIWSSERTGFKNYHLYDLSGKLLATLTNHPCEISSIVRVDEEAGLLYYMARDGDNHMKMQLHRVGLDGRGDKRLTDPAFNHRVDLSPDGRYLIDVAQTHDVPPVTRLVDSDAKVVAELAKSDMTRFEQLGLKRVELFKFKAPDGQTDLHGMLSFPSNFDPGKKYPLLVSVYGGPLTNAASESFATPNPTTEYGFLVASFDARSAAGRGKRFIDAFYGHLGIVEMDDQAEGVKELLKRPYVDKNRVGVYGTSYGGTAAATLLMRFPELFQAACSSSPVTDYRNYNDVYGERYQGLVSENRSGYDAAAVMTYVNNLKGRLLLYYGTADNNVHPSNSLQLIQALQKAGKNFEVQVGPDLGHTGVNPARMMEFFIENLVLKQAPPPGK
- a CDS encoding S9 family peptidase, with amino-acid sequence MEVGGDPVDGLEYLAPPLLQGGGQGRGAGQGQERCRPRTPAGAPGQGRGGTGTGGRGAAGPAAAGQTPTEPQLCGSFDGKWDAFIQNFNVYLQPLSPRGPAIPLSFDGSEGNYYTFDSIAWSPDSTKLVAYQTRPGYDRRIHYIVSSPADQLQPTTRTSNLYRKPGDALDIASPALFDVASKKETEIDPALFPNAFSLSRPAWWKDGRAFTFEYNQRGHQVYRVIEVDAQTGKARSLISEESKTFIYYNNLGSGLSAGRKYRRDLNDGKEIIWASERDGWEHLYLYDGVTGKVKNQITKGEWVVRNVDRVDEAKRQIWFEAGGMNPGQDPYFTHFYRINFDGTGLVKLTDADGNHSLTPWPDWTQGDPRYYIDTWQRVDLPPVSQLRRGEDQKVIMDLEKADASALLAAGFKMPEAFVAKGRDGKTDIWGVIFRPTNFDPAKKYPVVESIYAGPQGSFVSKTWNGTGQAIAELGFIWVQMDGMGTSNRSKAFHDVAWKNLGDAGFPDRILWHKAVAAKYPWYDITRVGIYGTSAGGQNAMGAMVFHPEFYKVAVANSGCHDNRMDKIWWNEQWMGWPLGPEYVASSNMENAGKLQGRLMLIVPELDTNVDPSSTMQVVNALLRANKQFDMLVVPNSDHGAGSISSHFRDDFLVRHLLGVEPPNWNQLPPPPPGRGPGN
- a CDS encoding glycoside hydrolase family 127 protein; this translates as MDNTMDRREFLGTVAAASVVFSPLAQGVPAAQNTPAGSVGSKITPKGKIVIQPFDYQGIAFGPSRWQQQYQSARDYYLRVPDDDILYGFRRAAGLNAPGKVLGGWANRDSSVIFGQWLQAMARTSRANNDTELRGKAVKLADEWAKTIGADGNPRMQHYPWEKLVGGLSDMHQYAGHGGTPALIDKVVDWGIKSLDRTRTPAANAPWELHSGTPLEWYTLSENLYRAYMLTGLAKYKEFGDVWRYDAYWNKFAETNAPSNAHGVHAYSHCNSFSGAAMAYLIEGDPRLLQILKNFYDFLQSSQCYATGGFGPAERYVFADGALGESLALRLDSFEAPCCSWAAFKLAKYLMMFTGEARYGDWIERLLYNAIGAALPIVENGKHFYYANYQLGAGMKIYSRNNYTCCSGTYFQDVVEYQNLIYFKDDSALHVNLYLPSSVTWEAGGRTVRLTQETSYPEAETVAMRLELAQPANFALRLRVPGWSSGVSFKVNGNIVNVAARPGEWASIQRDWQGGDRIEMTIPLRFRRAPIDRQHPNRVAIVRGPVVYAQQVVHKHLVGIPKDDEALNQWMVASNDPAVFRYAGQEQSSQRDDFMPLYRFTEMATYRMYFDPALRNVLW